The Raphanus sativus cultivar WK10039 chromosome 2, ASM80110v3, whole genome shotgun sequence genome includes a region encoding these proteins:
- the LOC108842126 gene encoding protein NRT1/ PTR FAMILY 6.1 → MVVSEIKSPLSVSETPGGCSSASVHRKELSVFFIESDNRRLALGRGYTGGTTPVNIHGKPIANLSKTGGWIAALFIFGNEMAERMAYFGLSVNMVAFMFYVMHRPFESSSNAVNNFLGISQASSVLGGFLADAYLGRYWTIAIFTTMYLLGLIGITLGASLKMFIPDQSNCDQLSLLLGNCQPAKSWQMLYLYTVLYITGFGAAGIRPCVSSFGADQFDEKSKEYKTHLDRFFNFFYLSVTLGAIIAFTLVVYVQMEHGWGMAFGTLAIAMAISNALFFAGTPLYRHRLPGGSPLTRVAQVLVAAFRKRGAAFTSSEFIGLYEVPGLKSAINGSRKIPHTGDFRWLDKAALQLKEDGLEPSPWKLCTVTQVEEVKILIRLIPIPACTVMLSLVLTEYLTLSVQQAYTLNTHIQHLKLPVTCMPVFPGLSIFLILSLYYSVFVPITRRITGNPHGASQLQRVGIGLAVSIISVAWAGLFENYRRHYAIQHGFEFNFLTQMPDLTAYWLLIQYCLIGIAEVFCIVGLLEFLYEEAPDAMKSIGSAYAALAGGLGCFAATILNNIVKAATRNSDGNSWLSQNINTGRFDCLYWLLTLLSLLNFCVFLWSAHRYKYRDVETEDDKSRASF, encoded by the exons ATGGTTGTATCAGAGATTAAATCCCCGTTGAGTGTCTCCGAGACGCCGGGAGGTTGTTCGAGCGCTTCAGTGCATAGGAAGGAGTTGAGTGTGTTCTTTATAGAATCAGATAACAGACGTCTTGCTCTTGGACGTGGCTATACTGGAGGCACCACTCCTGTTAACATCCATGGCAAACCCATCGCCAATCTTTCCAAAACCGGTGGTTGGATAGCAGCTCTCTTCATTTTTG GAAATGAAATGGCTGAGAGAATGGCTTACTTCGGATTATCAGTCAACATGGTGGCCTTCATGTTTTACGTGATGCATAGGCCTTTTGAGAGTTCTTCAAACGCAGTCAACAACTTCCTTGGCATCTCTCAGGCCTCCTCTGTTCTTGGAGGTTTCTTGGCTGATGCATACTTGGGTCGATACTGGACCATTGCTATTTTCACTACCATGTATCTTCTG GGGTTGATAGGAATAACACTGGGAGCAAGTTTGAAGATGTTCATACCAGACCAAAGTAACTGTGACCAGTTATCATTGCTCTTAGGAAACTGCCAACCAGCTAAATCTTGGCAAATGCTTTATCTCTACACGGTTCTTTACATAACCGGATTTGGTGCTGCTGGTATAAGACCATGTGTTTCCTCGTTCGGTGCGGACCAGTTTGATGAGAAGAGCAAAGAGTATAAAACACATTTGGACCGCTTCTTCAACTTCTTCTATCTATCTGTCACTCTAGGTGCTATCATTGCCTTCACTTTGGTAGTGTACGTTCAGATGGAACATGGTTGGGGTATGGCTTTTGGCACATTGGCGATAGCTATGGCCATTTCTAATGCTCTATTCTTTGCTGGCACACCGCTTTATCGGCATAGGTTGCCTGGTGGTAGTCCCTTGACAAGGGTTGCTCAGGTGTTAGTTGCAGCTTTTCGCAAACGAGGTGCAGCTTTTACAAGCAGCGAGTTCATCGGTCTCTACGAGGTTCCAGGCTTGAAGTCTGCTATTAACGGCAGTCGTAAAATCCCTCACACAGGCGATTTCAG ATGGCTAGACAAGGCGGCGCTTCAGTTGAAAGAAGATGGATTAGAGCCGTCACCATGGAAGCTGTGCACAGTAACACAAGTGGAGGAAGTGAAGATTTTGATAAGACTGATTCCGATCCCAGCATGCACTGTAATGCTGAGTCTGGTCCTCACAGAGTATCTAACACTGTCAGTGCAACAAGCTTATACACTCAACACACACATCCAGCACCTCAAGCTTCCAGTGACATGCATGCCTGTCTTCCCAGGACTCAGCATTTTCCTCATTCTCTCCCTTTATTACTCTGTCTTCGTCCCTATCACCAGAAGAATCACTGGCAATCCCCATGGTGCTTCCCAGCTTCAAAGG GTGGGGATAGGGCTAGCAGTTTCAATCATATCAGTAGCTTGGGCTGGACTATTCGAGAACTACAGGAGACATTACGCGATACAGCATGGATTCGAGTTCAACTTCTTGACCCAAATGCCTGATCTAACAGCATACTGGTTGTTAATCCAGTACTGTCTCATCGGTATAGCAGAGGTTTTCTGCATCGTTGGGCTACTGGAGTTCCTCTACGAGGAAGCACCTGATGCTATGAAGAGTATTGGTTCAGCCTACGCAGCGCTAGCTGGCGGGTTAGGGTGCTTTGCTGCCACCATCTTGAACAACATCGTGAAGGCTGCGACCAGGAACTCAGATGGGAACTCGTGGTTGTCGCAGAACATAAACACGGGGAGATTCGACTGTTTGTACTGGCTCCTCACGCTTCTGAGCCTTTTGAACTTCTGTGTTTTCCTTTGGTCAGCTCATAGGTATAAGTACAGGGATGTTGAAACTGAGGATGACAAGAGTAGAGCATCTTTTTAA
- the LOC108839862 gene encoding peptidyl-prolyl cis-trans isomerase FKBP19, chloroplastic isoform X2, translating to MALISAFGYLPSSPPLTGASSSSTNRCRTTVSARLPDRTDDLSPLRSSGGEFDRRKLLVSSVGLLIGALTYDDGAIAEASQFADMPAIRGKDYGKTKMKYPDYTETPSGLQYKDLRVGTGPIPKKGEKVVVDWDGYTIGYYGRIFEARNKTKGGSFEGDEKEFFKFTLGSNEVIPAFEEAVSGMALGGIRRLVVPPELGYPENDYNKSAPRPTTFSGQRALDFVLKNQGLIDKTLLFDVELLKIVPN from the exons ATGGCTTTGATATCAGCCTTTGGTTACCTTCCTTCCTCTCCACCGCTCAccggagcttcttcttcttccaccaaC AGATGCAGGACGACCGTGTCTGCTCGGTTACCCGACCGAACAGATGACTTGTCTCCTCTTCGCTCGTCTG GTGGAGAGTTTGATCGCAGAAAATTGTTGGTTTCTTCTGTTGGTTTACTGATTGGAGCACTAACATACGATGATGGAGCCATCGCTGAAGCTTCTCAGTTCGCTGACA TGCCAGCGATTAGAGGCAAAGATTACGGCAAAACGAAAATGAAGTATCCAGATTATACAGAAACACCTTCTGGTCTTCAGTATAAG GATTTGCGAGTAGGAACTGGGCCTATACCAAAGAAGGGAGAAAAAGTTGTG GTTGACTGGGATGGTTACACAATAGGTTACTATGGCCGCATATTCGAAGCACGCAATAAAACCAAAGGAGGTTCTTTTGAG GGGGATGAGAAggaatttttcaaatttacctTGGGATCTAATGAG GTGATACCTGCTTTCGAGGAGGCCGTTTCTGGGATGGCTCTTGGTGGTATCAGAAG GTTGGTTGTACCTCCAGAGTTAGGATACCCAGAAAATGACTACAACAAGAGTGCGCCGAGACCAACAACTTTCTCT GGACAACGTGCATTAGATTTTGTGCTCAAGAACCAAGGGCTCATAGACAAGACACTTCTCTTTGATGTTGAACTCCTCAAAATTGTACCAAATTGA
- the LOC108839862 gene encoding peptidyl-prolyl cis-trans isomerase FKBP19, chloroplastic isoform X1 — translation MALISAFGYLPSSPPLTGASSSSTNRCRTTVSARLPDRTDDLSPLRSSAGGEFDRRKLLVSSVGLLIGALTYDDGAIAEASQFADMPAIRGKDYGKTKMKYPDYTETPSGLQYKDLRVGTGPIPKKGEKVVVDWDGYTIGYYGRIFEARNKTKGGSFEGDEKEFFKFTLGSNEVIPAFEEAVSGMALGGIRRLVVPPELGYPENDYNKSAPRPTTFSGQRALDFVLKNQGLIDKTLLFDVELLKIVPN, via the exons ATGGCTTTGATATCAGCCTTTGGTTACCTTCCTTCCTCTCCACCGCTCAccggagcttcttcttcttccaccaaC AGATGCAGGACGACCGTGTCTGCTCGGTTACCCGACCGAACAGATGACTTGTCTCCTCTTCGCTCGTCTG CAGGTGGAGAGTTTGATCGCAGAAAATTGTTGGTTTCTTCTGTTGGTTTACTGATTGGAGCACTAACATACGATGATGGAGCCATCGCTGAAGCTTCTCAGTTCGCTGACA TGCCAGCGATTAGAGGCAAAGATTACGGCAAAACGAAAATGAAGTATCCAGATTATACAGAAACACCTTCTGGTCTTCAGTATAAG GATTTGCGAGTAGGAACTGGGCCTATACCAAAGAAGGGAGAAAAAGTTGTG GTTGACTGGGATGGTTACACAATAGGTTACTATGGCCGCATATTCGAAGCACGCAATAAAACCAAAGGAGGTTCTTTTGAG GGGGATGAGAAggaatttttcaaatttacctTGGGATCTAATGAG GTGATACCTGCTTTCGAGGAGGCCGTTTCTGGGATGGCTCTTGGTGGTATCAGAAG GTTGGTTGTACCTCCAGAGTTAGGATACCCAGAAAATGACTACAACAAGAGTGCGCCGAGACCAACAACTTTCTCT GGACAACGTGCATTAGATTTTGTGCTCAAGAACCAAGGGCTCATAGACAAGACACTTCTCTTTGATGTTGAACTCCTCAAAATTGTACCAAATTGA
- the LOC108839862 gene encoding peptidyl-prolyl cis-trans isomerase FKBP19, chloroplastic isoform X3, which yields MTCLLFARLIVNCEVILEAGGEFDRRKLLVSSVGLLIGALTYDDGAIAEASQFADMPAIRGKDYGKTKMKYPDYTETPSGLQYKDLRVGTGPIPKKGEKVVVDWDGYTIGYYGRIFEARNKTKGGSFEGDEKEFFKFTLGSNEVIPAFEEAVSGMALGGIRRLVVPPELGYPENDYNKSAPRPTTFSGQRALDFVLKNQGLIDKTLLFDVELLKIVPN from the exons ATGACTTGTCTCCTCTTCGCTCGTCTG ATAGTGAATTGTGAAGTCATTTTGGAAGCAGGTGGAGAGTTTGATCGCAGAAAATTGTTGGTTTCTTCTGTTGGTTTACTGATTGGAGCACTAACATACGATGATGGAGCCATCGCTGAAGCTTCTCAGTTCGCTGACA TGCCAGCGATTAGAGGCAAAGATTACGGCAAAACGAAAATGAAGTATCCAGATTATACAGAAACACCTTCTGGTCTTCAGTATAAG GATTTGCGAGTAGGAACTGGGCCTATACCAAAGAAGGGAGAAAAAGTTGTG GTTGACTGGGATGGTTACACAATAGGTTACTATGGCCGCATATTCGAAGCACGCAATAAAACCAAAGGAGGTTCTTTTGAG GGGGATGAGAAggaatttttcaaatttacctTGGGATCTAATGAG GTGATACCTGCTTTCGAGGAGGCCGTTTCTGGGATGGCTCTTGGTGGTATCAGAAG GTTGGTTGTACCTCCAGAGTTAGGATACCCAGAAAATGACTACAACAAGAGTGCGCCGAGACCAACAACTTTCTCT GGACAACGTGCATTAGATTTTGTGCTCAAGAACCAAGGGCTCATAGACAAGACACTTCTCTTTGATGTTGAACTCCTCAAAATTGTACCAAATTGA